The following proteins are encoded in a genomic region of Neoarius graeffei isolate fNeoGra1 chromosome 6, fNeoGra1.pri, whole genome shotgun sequence:
- the LOC132888393 gene encoding extracellular calcium-sensing receptor-like, whose translation MARSATLEPQCTLQNNFEPGFMADGDFVIGGIFPLHHSQEMPDLNCTYKPGPVQCNGLNPRAFRWALTMKLAVEEINNSSELLPNHTLGYKIFDSCRHPLTGQRAALAVMNGPMEADRPMCSNASPMLAIIGEAGSAQSIVVSRILRPFRIPMISYSSTCDCLSDRREFPTFFRVIPSDTYQMKAIAKLLIHFNWTWVGVLRGDHAYGRSALQGLLSELEDTSVCVSYQEMIPLLYDSQRAIEIIRVMNSSSARVVVVFSAEGELTPFLKDYMKLNITGIQWIASEAWVTASVFTGSEYYPFLGGTIGFGIRQGYIPKLKDYIITVNPQLYPSNTLVQELWGALYGCSPLSSLTHSMQLPLCTGQETLNKQHSAYMNTSSPRIAYNVYKGVYAIAHSLHNLISCKPGNGPFSDSMCADSTQVYPWQLQHYLQEVSFTLSGETVNFDMNGDSIPSYDLINWQKGTAGNIELVTVGIYDGAREAGSELVIYDTAITWARDKTEVPVSVCSNSCPPGSRKAVRPGEPLCCFDCVLCDSGKISNQTDSVDCMVCPEDYWSNTDGTACIPKVIEFLSYDAIGLTLTVIAVVGACVTLAVFAVFHYHRNTPIVHMNNSELSFFILFSLTLCFLCALIFIGEPTSWSCMLRHTAFSITFSLCISCILGKTLVVLAVFTATQPGNNMMKWLRPTQQRIIIFSCTVVQVIICAAWLISSPPFPYKNTQYQHSKIILDCRVGSELAFWCVLGYIGMLACLCFILAFLARKLPGNFNEAKFITFSMLIFCAVWLAFIPAYVSAPGKFTTAVEIFAILASSFGLLLCLFAPKCYIILLIPEKNTKQHIMGKY comes from the exons TGCAACTTTGGAACCTCAGTGCACTCTGCAGAATAATTTTGAGCCAGGATTCATGGCTGATGGAGACTTTGTCATTGGTGGCATTTTTCCATTGCATCACAGTCAGGAAATGCCAGATCTAAACTGCACATACAAACCAGGACCAGTGCAATGTAATGG GCTTAATCCCAGAGCTTTCCGTTGGGCTCTGACTATGAAACTTGCTGTGGAGGAAATTAACAACAGCAGTGAGCTGCTACCTAACCACACTCTTGGTTATAAAATATTTGATTCCTGTAGACATCCATTAACTGGTCAGAGAGCAGCTCTGGCTGTTATGAATGGACCAATGGAAGCAGACAGGCCAATGTGTTCAAATGCTAGCCCAATGTTGGCCATTATTGGTGAAGCTGGGTCAGCTCAATCTATTGTGGTGTCTAGAATTTTACGGCCTTTCAGGATTCCAATG ATAAGCTACTCCTCAACATGTGACTGTCTCAGTGACAGGCGAGAATTTCCCACTTTCTTTAGGGTCATCCCCAGTGACACGTACCAGATGAAAGCGATTGCCAAGCTGCTGATACATTTTAACTGGACCTGGGTGGGTGTGCTTAGAGGTGACCATGCATATGGGCGCTCTGCCCTGCAGGGACTGCTTAGTGAGCTGGaggacacaagtgtgtgtgtgtcttatcaGGAGATGATTCCCCTGCTCTATGACAGCCAGAGAGCAATAGAGATCATCCGTGTCATGAACAGCTCCAGTGCtcgggtggtggtggtgttttcagCTGAAGGAGAGCTCACACCCTTTCTGAAAGACTATATGAAACTGAATATTACTGGAATTCAGTGGATTGCCAGTGAGGCCTGGGTAACAGCTTCAGTGTTCACAGGAAGTGAGTACTACCCTTTCCTGGGAGGCACAATTGGCTTTGGGATACGGCAGGGATATATTCCAAAGCTGAAAGACTATATTATAACAGTGAATCCACAGTTGTACCCGTCCAACACTCTGGTGCAGGAATTGTGGGGTGCTCTGTATGGGTGCTCTCCGCTTTCCTCTTTGACCCATAGTATGCAGCTGCCCCTCTGCACTGGACAAGAGACACTCAACAAGCAACACTCTGCCTACATGAACACATCTAGTCCTCGCATTGCTTATAATGTCTACAAAGGCGTGTATGCTATTGCTCATTCCCTCCACAATCTCATTTCCTGTAAACCTGGAAATGGCCCATTCAGTGACTCCATGTGTGCTGACAGCACTCAAGTCTATCCATGGCAG CTCCAGCATTACCTGCAAGAAGTCTCATTTACTCTCTCAGGTGAGACAGTCAACTTTGATATGAATGGTGACTCGATCCCGTCCTATGACTTGATCAACTGGCAGAAGGGCACAGCTGGCAATATTGAGCTGGTTACAGTGGGCATCTATGATGGTGCTCGAGAAGCTGGGAGTGAGTTGGTCATTTATGACACAGCTATCACATGGGCCAGAGACAAGACTGAG GTGCCAGTCTCTGTTTGTAGTAACAGCTGCCCTCCGGGATCTCGGAAAGCGGTCCGTCCAGGGGAGCCTTTATGCTGCTTTGACTGTGTACTATGTGACAGTGGGAAGATTAGTAATCAGACAG ATTCAGTAGACTGCATGGTCTGTCCTGAAGATTATTGGTCCAACACTGATGGAACAGCATGTATTCCCAAGGTCATTGAGTTCCTTTCCTACGATGCAATTGGGTTAACACTGAcagttattgctgttgttggggcCTGTGTCACTTTAGCTGTATTTGCAGTCTTTCATTATCACAGAAACACTCCAATTGTGCATATGAATAACTCAGAACTGAGTTTCTTCATCCTGTTCTCCTTGACCTTGTGTTTCCTATGTGCACTGATTTTTATTGGCGAGCCCACATCCTGGTCATGCATGCTGCGCCACACTGCTTTCAGCATCACTTTCTCACTCTGCATTTCCTGCATCCTGGGTAAAACCTTAGTGGTTCTTGCTGTTTTCACAGCCACCCAGCCTGGAAATAATATGATGAAATGGCTCAGGCCTACACAGCAGAGGATCATCATCTTCAGTTGCACCGTAGTCCAGGTGATCATCTGTGCTGCATGGCTCATATCCTCCCCTCCATTCCCCTATAAAAACACTCAGTATCAGCACTCTAAGATCATTTTAGACTGCAGGGTGGGATCTGAGCTGGCCTTCTGGTGTGTGCTTGGCTATATTGGCATGTTGGCCTGTTTGTGTTTCATTTTGGCCTTTCTGGCTCGTAAATTGCCTGGAAATTTTAACGAGGCTAAATTCATTACTTTTAGTATGTTAATATTTTGTGCAGTGTGGCTTGCATTTATACCTGCCTATGTCAGTGCACCTGGTAAATTCACTACTGCAGTTGAAATATTTGCGATTTTAGCTTCAAGCTTTGGTCTCCTTTTGTGCTTATTTGCACCAAAGTGTTACATTATTCTACTCATACCAGAAAAGAATACCAAACAGCATATAATGGGAAAATACTAA